In Beijerinckia indica subsp. indica ATCC 9039, the genomic window CGTCGTCATCTCGCTTATCCACCCTATGACACGCTCACCTTCGATGTGCCTGTGCTCAATGAGGGTGACGTCAATGCGCGTGTATGGATACGCATCCGCGAAGTGGAACAGAGTCTGTCTCTCATCGATCAGATCCTCGATCGTCTCCCTGCCGATGGCCTCCTCCGCACTGAGGTCGGCGGTGCCGGCGAAAGGCGCGAAGGCCTTGCCCTCGTAGAAGGATTCCGTGGCGATGTGCTCGTGTCCGTCCGGCTCAGTGGAGAAGGATCCATTGAGCGCTGCCATTTGCGTGATCCATCCTGGTTCCAATGGCCTCTGCTCGAAGCGGCCATCAAGGGCAATATCGTCGCCGATTTCCCACTCTGCAATAAATCGTTCAATTGCTCCTATTCGGGGCACGATCTTTAGGCTTTCCGCCGATGCGCAAGCTGCTTTTTCAAGGCCTCGCCAAACCGCCGCTCACGGAAGCTGGGCCGACGGATGGGGAAATCGCGGCGCTCGCCGCCGAACTTGACCATCTCGCGCGGAGCCGGCTCGGACGCAGTCTTGCGATCCGCGAAGTTGATGCCGGCTCCTGCAATGGGTGCGAACTCGAGATTAATGCCCTCGGCAATGCGTTCTATGATCTCGAGCGTTTCGGGCTGCGTTTCGTGGCGTCCCCCCGTCATGCCGATGTCCTTTTGGTCACAGGACCCGTGACACATAATATGCGTGAGGCATTGCTGCGGACCTATGACGCAACCCCAAACCCCAAATGGGTTGTGGCCGCTGGAACATGTGCTTTGGGTGAGGGCGTATTTGCGGAAAGTTACGCTTGCCAGAAGGGAGGGGTCTCCGCCGTGATCGCGGTTGACCTCTATATTCCCGGCTGCCCGCCAACCCCCACCGATCTGTTGAAAGGCCTTCTCGCTCTTATAACGAAAAATACCGGCCCCTCCGGCCAAGTTCGGTGATACAGTCGGTACGCAGGGCTCCGGTGCAAAGAGCAATGGATTGAGCCTTTATCAGCCGTAAGAAAATGGTCGCATCGGCTTCTGGGGCAAAACGCGCCATGACATCAGAGACACCCGTGCCCTCTTCAAACGGCGGGAAAGCGGACAAGGAAACAGTGGCTCTGCCTGATCCCTCAGCTCTGCCCGCTCATGTGGATGGCTTGGCCCATCAGGCCCGCGCCTATGCCAAGGCCGCCCGCAGCGAAAACACGCAGCGCGCTTATGCCACCGACTGGCGCCACTATACTTCCTGGTGCCGCCGCCAGGGCTTTGCAGCTCTGCCTGCCCATCCGCAGATGATCGGCCTCTATCTCGCCGCCTGCGCCTCAGGAGAGGGGTTTCACAAGCCCGCCTCGGTGCCGACGATCGAACGCCGCCTCTCGGCGCTCGCCTGGAATTGTGCCCAACGCGGCGAACATCTGGATCGCACCGATCGCCACATCGCCGAGGTAATGGCCGGCATCCGCCGCACCCAGGGCCGCCCGGCCATGCAGAAGGAAGCCCTCCTGCCTGACGATCTCAAGGCCATGTTGGCTGTGCTGGATATGGGGGACCTGCGCGGCGTGCGCGATCGGGCCATTCTCCTCGTTGGTTTTGCCGGCGGTTTGCGCCGTTCCGAGATCGTCGGCCTCGACTGCGCCGACAAGCAAACGGGTGATGGCACGGGCTGGATCGAGATTTTGACCGAAGGCCTAGTGGTGACCGTCAAGGGCAAGACGGGCTGGCGGGAGGTGGTGATCGGCCGCGGCTCCAGCCCCCTCACCTGCCCGGTTCATGCCCTCGAAACCTGGCTGAAGCTCGCCCGCATCGGCCACGGCCCCCTCTTCCGCCGCGTGACCGGCCAAGGCAAGGACGTAGGGGTCAACCGGC contains:
- a CDS encoding tyrosine-type recombinase/integrase, whose amino-acid sequence is MTSETPVPSSNGGKADKETVALPDPSALPAHVDGLAHQARAYAKAARSENTQRAYATDWRHYTSWCRRQGFAALPAHPQMIGLYLAACASGEGFHKPASVPTIERRLSALAWNCAQRGEHLDRTDRHIAEVMAGIRRTQGRPAMQKEALLPDDLKAMLAVLDMGDLRGVRDRAILLVGFAGGLRRSEIVGLDCADKQTGDGTGWIEILTEGLVVTVKGKTGWREVVIGRGSSPLTCPVHALETWLKLARIGHGPLFRRVTGQGKDVGVNRLCDRHVADLVKRTALAAGVRGDLSEAERERKFAGHSLRAGLATSAEIEERHVQKQLGHASAEMTRRYQRRRDRFRINLTKAAGL
- a CDS encoding NADH-quinone oxidoreductase subunit B family protein, whose protein sequence is MRKLLFQGLAKPPLTEAGPTDGEIAALAAELDHLARSRLGRSLAIREVDAGSCNGCELEINALGNAFYDLERFGLRFVASPRHADVLLVTGPVTHNMREALLRTYDATPNPKWVVAAGTCALGEGVFAESYACQKGGVSAVIAVDLYIPGCPPTPTDLLKGLLALITKNTGPSGQVR